A stretch of Drosophila santomea strain STO CAGO 1482 unplaced genomic scaffold, Prin_Dsan_1.1 Segkk10_quiver_pilon_scaf, whole genome shotgun sequence DNA encodes these proteins:
- the LOC120457506 gene encoding uncharacterized protein LOC120457506 yields the protein MERTLTHPPYQGSVYFPFEDLPGMWFIGFLQVIGSSDTDDERAGEDNQDAKLLHGIPAYMELQGGSGAETGQVVIYERSILLHRIGLVFSEVVFQDLDLILLGLGAI from the exons ATGGAAAGGACCCTGACGCACCCTCCCTACCAAGGATCCGTCTATTTCCCATTTGAGGATCTCCCTGGCATGTGGTTCATCGGCTTCCTCCAGGTTATCGGCTCATCCGATACGGACGACGAAAGAGCTGGAGAGGACAACCAAGACGCGAAACTACTGCACGG AATTCCTGCCTACATGGAGCTCCAAGGAGGATCAGGGGCTGAGACGGGTCAGGTGGTTATTTACGAAAGGTCCATACTCCTACACAGGATCGGCCTGGTCTTCTCGGAGGTCGTATTCCAagatttagatttaattttgctTGGACTCGGCGCGATTTAA